The Arachis ipaensis cultivar K30076 chromosome B07, Araip1.1, whole genome shotgun sequence genome includes a window with the following:
- the LOC107606866 gene encoding serine/threonine-protein phosphatase 7 long form homolog, with amino-acid sequence MRRQQGMRLDERIIPYLQMTGFYHLARLNETWFMLDEPLDVAYQLGLSIDEPYVSGCLTDFQTWFQETFGELPNGADEATVRRYARAYIMMLLGTQLFGDKSDTRIHIRWLPYVARLEDMGGYSWGSASLSWLYRCMCRMVNRHVVKLARLLWMLQPWIF; translated from the exons ATGCGACGGCAGCAGGGTATGCGCCTGGACGAGAGGATcattccgtacttgcagatgacCGGTTTCTACCATCTTGCGAGGCTGAACGAGACTTGGTTTATGTTGGATGAGCCGCTG gacgtggcataccagtTAGGGCTGTCGATCGATGAACCTTATGTTAGTGGTTGCCTGACAGATTTTCAAAC TTGGTTCCAGGAGACATTCGGAGAGCTTCCTAATGGTGCCGATGAGGCCACCGTTAGGAGGTATGCCCGAGCCTATATCATGATGCTGTTGGGGACTCAGCTATTTGGCGACAAGTCCGATACTCGCATTCACATTAGGTGGCTGCCATACGTAGCCAGGCTTGAGGATATGGGTGGGTACAGTTGGGGATCAGCTTCTCTCTCATGGTTATACCGGTGCATGTGTCGCATGGTGAACAGACACGTGGTGAAGTTAGCCAGACTGTTATGGATGCTTCAGCCATGGATCTTCTGA
- the LOC107610035 gene encoding EPIDERMAL PATTERNING FACTOR-like protein 5: MERKKNKTQICCFFFILSIISTMFIFTSANGSTTTSTTTITCRDRSRCPMLAKGDSDFQELEEIEQGKTHQGVPTTGWTRRLLYGPGSSPPRCTSKCGKCTPCKPVHVPVPPGTPVTAEYYPEAWRCKCGNKLYMP; this comes from the exons ATGGAGAGAAAGAAGAACAAAACCCAGATTTGTTGCTTCTTCTTTATACTCTCAATAATTTCAACAATGTTCATCTTCACAAGTGCTAATGGGTCCACTACTACTTCTACTACTACCATTACATGTCGAG ATAGGAGCAGGTGTCCCATGTTAGCCAAAGGTGATTCAGATTTTCAG GAATTGGAGGAGATTGAACAAGGGAAAACTCACCAAGGGGTACCTACTACCGGTTGGACAAGGAGGCTTCTATATGGTCCGGGGTCATCGCCGCCACGGTGCACCTCCAAGTGCGGCAAGTGCACACCGTGCAAGCCGGTTCATGTGCCAGTGCCGCCAGGGACTCCGGTGACCGCCGAGTACTACCCAGAGGCATGGAGGTGCAAGTGTGGCAATAAGTTATATATGCCatga